Proteins found in one Mucilaginibacter gracilis genomic segment:
- a CDS encoding helix-turn-helix domain-containing protein has protein sequence MDKATEQRSRMGMVPTRNQILTLGDLEDFKNDILQEVKRIVKECASGVPGKKWLKSAEVKKLLGISHGFLQSLRDSGVLPFTKIGGSIYYDYDDITFMMSANKSA, from the coding sequence ATGGACAAAGCAACTGAACAGAGATCAAGAATGGGGATGGTTCCGACGCGGAACCAGATATTAACCCTGGGTGACCTGGAGGATTTCAAAAACGATATACTTCAGGAAGTTAAACGTATCGTTAAAGAATGCGCCAGCGGGGTGCCCGGAAAAAAATGGCTTAAATCGGCCGAAGTTAAAAAGCTGCTGGGTATCTCACACGGCTTTTTGCAATCATTAAGAGATAGCGGGGTTCTGCCTTTTACCAAGATCGGAGGCTCTATCTACTATGATTACGACGACATCACTTTCATGATGTCCGCCAACAAAAGCGCCTGA
- a CDS encoding type II toxin-antitoxin system RelE/ParE family toxin, with the protein MDFITAQKPKVKAKIYWTIKLIENIQKVPSTYLKHLEGTNGLYEIRVQHSSDIFRIFCCFDEGTLVVLFNGFQKKTQKTSADEITKALTIKKEYEQEQKSHLL; encoded by the coding sequence TTGGATTTTATAACAGCGCAAAAACCCAAAGTGAAAGCCAAAATTTATTGGACGATCAAACTAATTGAAAATATCCAAAAAGTCCCTTCGACTTATCTTAAACATTTAGAGGGAACGAATGGTCTTTATGAAATAAGAGTACAACATAGTAGTGATATCTTCCGGATATTTTGCTGTTTTGACGAGGGTACGTTGGTGGTCCTGTTCAATGGGTTTCAGAAAAAAACTCAAAAAACATCGGCAGATGAAATAACTAAAGCTTTAACTATAAAAAAAGAATATGAGCAAGAACAAAAATCTCATCTCCTCTGA
- the rhuM gene encoding virulence protein RhuM/Fic/DOC family protein → MNQDQIIIYQAVDGSLTVDVMLENDTLWLSLHQLTNLFERDKSVISRHLSNIFKEGELVRDSVVAKNATTASDGKTYLVEYFNLDAVISVGYRVNSKRGTQFRIWANQILKDYLIKGYTLNERKLKEQSEQFNSLKQAVNLLGNVLKNKELTSDEATGLLKVVTDYSYALEILDKYDHQELVLEGTDDHQLFVATYEEAMQAINDLKIVFGASSLFANEKDDSFKGSIGTIYQSFSGVEFYPTIEEKAANLLYFVVKNHSFSDGNKRIAAYLFVWFLEKNRHLYRPNGSKRIENNALVALTLMIAESKPDEKDIMVKVVVNLINANN, encoded by the coding sequence ATGAATCAAGATCAAATTATCATATATCAAGCAGTTGACGGCAGTCTAACTGTAGACGTCATGCTTGAAAACGACACCTTATGGTTATCTCTTCACCAATTGACCAATCTTTTTGAAAGAGATAAATCCGTCATATCAAGACACCTTAGTAACATTTTTAAGGAAGGCGAATTAGTACGGGATTCAGTTGTTGCAAAAAATGCAACAACTGCCAGTGACGGGAAAACTTATCTCGTTGAGTATTTCAATCTTGACGCTGTAATCTCAGTCGGTTACCGTGTGAATTCCAAAAGAGGAACACAGTTTCGTATTTGGGCTAACCAGATACTAAAAGATTATTTGATTAAGGGATATACCCTAAACGAGCGGAAATTAAAAGAGCAGTCCGAGCAATTCAATTCTTTAAAGCAAGCCGTAAATCTATTAGGCAACGTGCTTAAAAATAAAGAATTGACATCTGATGAAGCTACCGGCTTGTTAAAAGTAGTGACGGATTATAGTTACGCACTTGAAATACTTGATAAGTATGACCATCAGGAACTTGTGCTCGAAGGTACTGATGACCATCAGCTTTTTGTTGCAACCTATGAAGAAGCTATGCAGGCCATCAATGATTTAAAAATCGTTTTTGGTGCCAGTAGTTTGTTTGCTAATGAAAAAGACGATTCGTTCAAAGGTTCGATAGGTACCATATACCAATCATTCAGCGGAGTAGAGTTCTATCCGACAATAGAGGAGAAAGCGGCTAACCTTTTGTATTTCGTTGTGAAAAATCATTCCTTTTCAGATGGCAACAAGCGCATAGCCGCTTACCTTTTTGTCTGGTTCCTTGAAAAGAACCGCCACCTCTATCGTCCTAATGGATCGAAGCGTATCGAAAATAATGCGCTGGTGGCCTTAACATTGATGATCGCAGAGAGTAAACCGGATGAAAAGGATATCATGGTAAAGGTCGTAGTAAACCTGATCAACGCCAATAACTAA
- a CDS encoding helix-turn-helix domain-containing protein: protein MSKNKNLISSDEVIEKEYGPVGTPTRDQFERDAEAFIIGAMLKEARLSKGMTQEALAEKCGTTKAYISKVENNLKDVRISSLRNIIENGLNGHLQISVQW from the coding sequence ATGAGCAAGAACAAAAATCTCATCTCCTCTGATGAGGTGATAGAAAAAGAATATGGTCCCGTAGGTACCCCTACCCGTGATCAATTTGAAAGGGATGCAGAAGCATTTATTATCGGGGCAATGTTAAAAGAAGCCCGGCTGTCAAAAGGCATGACTCAAGAAGCATTGGCTGAAAAATGTGGTACGACCAAAGCTTATATTTCCAAAGTGGAAAATAACCTGAAAGACGTCCGAATCTCCTCGCTTCGGAATATCATAGAGAATGGACTGAACGGCCATTTGCAAATATCGGTGCAGTGGTAA
- a CDS encoding ORF6N domain-containing protein, with product MATPDKLIELLTGKVFKVRNQTVVFDFDAAALYEVKISVLHKAVTKYSKRFPPDFMFWLTPEEWQQVAEQISPGLSELKKLPPLAFTNGGLFMLSSVLKGPRAAQVSVLIIEQLFSYKNIM from the coding sequence ATGGCAACTCCAGATAAATTGATAGAATTATTAACCGGCAAAGTTTTCAAAGTTCGTAACCAAACGGTAGTATTTGATTTCGATGCAGCTGCATTGTATGAAGTAAAAATTTCGGTACTGCATAAAGCGGTTACCAAGTACTCGAAACGCTTCCCGCCCGACTTCATGTTTTGGCTGACACCGGAAGAATGGCAACAGGTTGCTGAACAAATATCTCCTGGCCTTTCCGAGCTGAAGAAACTCCCTCCATTGGCATTTACAAATGGAGGACTATTTATGTTATCCAGTGTCTTGAAAGGCCCGCGTGCAGCTCAGGTAAGTGTGCTGATCATTGAACAACTTTTTTCTTATAAAAATATAATGTAA
- a CDS encoding site-specific integrase, whose product MKTSQSFGVHFTIKKEKAKDGVTNVYVSVTVNKERIHFALKHYVKVDNWDKGRGGLKIKVPEAKETNAYLEQVKFTITTYYQQLQIAGKEVTPQLLKSMFLGEEIEETYSLSKLMDYHYETAAAALTWSTLKHYAVTRRYLEKFLKEKRHTTDIRINDIDYKFIIDFETYLRNHKPKDHQRPMNNNGVMKHLIRLRKMTTLALKLTWLSRDPFKNYKFRYKKVETAFLNQKELNSIQGKDFAVDRLNIVRDLFVFSCYTGLSYVDLMNLKESNITAGEDGAQWIKLFRQKSNEPTNIPILPVAQQMLERYLRSGRAEITGTLFPNLSNQKVNSYLKEIGFMNGIKKVLTFGVARHTFATTVTLSNNVPIETVSKMMGHTKIATTQIYARVLLKKIGDDMSVLREKLEPGPKRPTSHK is encoded by the coding sequence ATGAAAACATCGCAGTCATTTGGTGTGCATTTCACCATCAAAAAAGAAAAGGCAAAGGATGGCGTGACCAACGTTTACGTATCCGTAACGGTCAACAAAGAGCGGATCCATTTTGCGCTAAAGCACTACGTCAAAGTGGACAACTGGGACAAAGGACGGGGCGGCCTGAAGATCAAAGTTCCCGAAGCCAAAGAAACCAATGCTTACCTGGAGCAGGTCAAATTTACGATCACCACTTATTATCAGCAATTACAGATCGCAGGTAAAGAAGTAACGCCGCAATTACTAAAATCCATGTTCTTGGGAGAAGAAATTGAAGAAACCTATTCGCTCAGTAAACTGATGGACTATCATTATGAGACGGCCGCTGCTGCCCTCACCTGGAGTACGCTGAAACATTATGCCGTTACCCGCCGGTACCTGGAGAAATTCCTGAAGGAAAAACGCCATACAACCGATATCAGGATCAATGATATTGACTACAAGTTCATTATTGATTTTGAGACCTATCTCCGGAACCATAAGCCCAAAGACCACCAAAGGCCGATGAACAATAACGGCGTGATGAAACACCTCATCCGTCTGCGTAAAATGACGACCCTGGCGCTGAAACTTACCTGGTTATCACGTGATCCATTCAAGAATTACAAATTCCGCTACAAAAAGGTGGAAACCGCTTTTCTCAATCAAAAAGAACTTAATTCCATTCAGGGAAAGGATTTTGCAGTAGACCGGCTGAACATCGTACGGGACCTTTTTGTATTCAGTTGCTATACCGGGCTCTCCTATGTAGACCTGATGAATCTGAAAGAGTCCAATATCACGGCCGGCGAAGATGGTGCCCAGTGGATCAAGCTATTCCGCCAGAAAAGCAACGAGCCGACTAATATCCCCATACTTCCTGTCGCACAGCAAATGCTGGAGCGTTACCTCCGTTCGGGCCGTGCGGAGATCACCGGTACGCTCTTCCCCAATCTTTCCAATCAAAAAGTGAACAGTTACCTGAAAGAGATCGGTTTCATGAATGGCATCAAGAAGGTGCTCACCTTCGGTGTTGCGCGTCACACATTCGCAACCACGGTCACCTTGTCCAACAACGTTCCTATTGAAACGGTGAGCAAGATGATGGGACACACCAAGATCGCTACCACACAGATCTATGCCAGAGTACTCCTCAAAAAGATCGGTGATGATATGAGCGTACTCCGGGAAAAGCTGGAGCCCGGGCCTAAACGACCTACGTCCCACAAATAA
- a CDS encoding helix-turn-helix domain-containing protein: protein MKTSGLKYKVIKGKDQYDAYCKLLEQLVDNKVSSDIQDEIDLLTLLIETYDASHHTSADSDPIKLLRSFMTDHHLKSQHIVKLLGVSKGYVSDILNYKKGLSKEVIRKLAEHFKVRQEAFNIPYPLIQK from the coding sequence ATGAAAACGTCCGGTTTGAAGTATAAGGTCATTAAAGGCAAAGATCAATATGATGCCTATTGCAAGTTATTAGAACAACTGGTAGATAATAAGGTCTCTTCAGACATTCAGGATGAGATCGATCTGTTAACCCTGCTGATCGAAACGTATGACGCATCCCACCATACCTCGGCTGATAGCGACCCTATTAAATTGCTTCGTTCTTTTATGACTGATCATCATTTAAAATCACAACACATTGTAAAATTACTTGGTGTGAGCAAGGGGTATGTTTCTGATATTTTGAATTATAAAAAAGGCTTATCCAAAGAAGTCATCCGTAAATTGGCCGAGCACTTTAAAGTCCGGCAGGAGGCATTTAACATACCTTATCCGTTGATTCAAAAATAA
- a CDS encoding site-specific integrase, translating to MSVIKVVLRKKPKADGTLPLAIRLYKDGKENYIYLGYYLSSEFWDAEKQRVKKSHPNSARMNNLIAKKLSEAMDKTLELEAAREHVSSMAMKQKVRPKGGKNFFTQADLYIQTLKEAGKYNRYNSDKSKIACFKAFCGTSDIAFSDITVPLLEKFKHYCLTERKVCERTAINHWVVVRTVFSQAIKSEIADIRHYPFGRGKIVIKFPETKKVGISAEDVQKLERIDLPYPIQNHVRNLWLFAFYFGGMRGADVLRLRWSDFKDGRLYYTMGKNLKPVSLKVPEKAVAILKMYKPDQRSEDDLVFPELKVFDNLDDNFKVQKQIALSLCRLDKILTDKVAAKAKINGRITMHIARHTFGRIAGDTIALTTAQKLFRHSDISTTMGYMNNFIHKDEDDALDRVINFKGVNDNKTTGRGRKAKVV from the coding sequence ATGTCGGTGATTAAAGTCGTTTTAAGAAAAAAACCAAAGGCGGACGGAACCCTGCCTTTAGCGATACGCCTCTACAAAGATGGCAAAGAAAATTATATCTATCTCGGGTATTACCTATCCAGCGAGTTCTGGGATGCCGAGAAACAGCGCGTTAAAAAATCCCACCCCAATTCTGCGCGGATGAACAATCTAATTGCTAAAAAATTGTCGGAGGCAATGGACAAAACATTAGAATTGGAAGCTGCCCGCGAACATGTTTCATCAATGGCCATGAAGCAGAAAGTAAGGCCCAAAGGGGGCAAGAATTTTTTTACGCAAGCTGACCTTTATATCCAAACGTTGAAAGAGGCCGGAAAATACAATCGTTACAACAGTGATAAATCGAAGATCGCTTGTTTCAAAGCCTTTTGCGGAACGTCCGATATCGCATTCTCGGATATTACCGTGCCTTTACTGGAAAAGTTTAAACATTACTGCCTTACAGAAAGGAAAGTATGCGAACGCACGGCCATCAATCATTGGGTGGTTGTCCGCACTGTTTTTAGCCAGGCGATCAAAAGCGAAATTGCCGATATACGGCACTACCCTTTTGGCCGGGGGAAAATTGTCATTAAATTCCCCGAAACGAAAAAAGTGGGGATTTCTGCCGAGGATGTACAAAAGCTCGAACGCATAGACCTCCCCTATCCTATTCAAAACCATGTACGTAACCTTTGGTTATTTGCTTTTTATTTTGGCGGCATGCGGGGCGCGGACGTTCTTCGTTTGCGCTGGTCGGATTTTAAGGATGGCCGCCTATACTACACGATGGGTAAAAACCTTAAACCCGTTTCATTAAAAGTGCCTGAAAAAGCAGTGGCTATTTTGAAGATGTATAAACCTGACCAACGTAGTGAGGACGATCTTGTATTTCCCGAATTAAAAGTTTTTGACAACCTGGACGATAATTTCAAAGTTCAAAAACAGATTGCCCTAAGCCTTTGCCGTCTCGATAAGATACTCACCGACAAAGTAGCGGCAAAAGCAAAAATCAATGGCCGGATTACGATGCATATTGCCCGGCATACCTTTGGAAGAATCGCAGGGGACACGATTGCATTAACCACTGCCCAAAAATTATTCCGACATTCCGACATTTCCACAACGATGGGGTACATGAACAATTTTATCCATAAAGATGAAGACGATGCCTTAGATAGGGTTATCAATTTCAAGGGTGTAAATGATAACAAAACAACCGGGCGGGGGCGAAAAGCAAAGGTTGTATAG
- a CDS encoding DUF5977 domain-containing protein, whose translation MSKKGILLSVALFIGALCARAQDQSINSPLLTTVLPPAPNAYEITKYSALPVNLSTGSVSANIPLGQVSSGKVRVPISLAYNSGSGVKVNQIASRSGMSWVLNAGGVITRSMYDKPDESYPYVHPPADSTSSSYPYEYYDYYKSVAGELGDSQSDIFNFDFNGYSGRFILNPANKTQIVMVSASTLKIETNFHGEFSGDWTFRVTDPTGTKYLFGGTGATEQSKTVPEGSCGKTFASYVPNAWYLKSIQHYTGEYIWLTYAPCTFDYLADESESMVRTPLHPGLGNNTCAFTDPIRTEYQLCPSDLRSNGVILKSINSRFQSVKFNYSTRLDVVGDSLLTGVDFYSRDLIDTTQVTLKSSFGMNYVYSNNAFYYNPNGTSTPLTHRPFLVQVQRTGTGLQAETHKMAYYDINGLPSRLSFAQDYWGYANGANNTHLIPQSTDPDEVLKFPVDMANREPNASFVYSGLLSKITYPTAGTDSIIYEPHTVYDTRSVYPQPTTVDRTVTGTGIHDEVADTYNFTVGPSQVASIHAWCTYSGTGVNDFIHQHMFVEVFSSGDLYNPLWSDILNIDSTYYKSMPLSSGGSYVLRIRADGQAAVAHATMTWTAQGNSVTGNFETGGLRVSKTVTTPLTGSVTTKKYVYAALETQGISSGLLRARPHPQDYYSYVYTSRQCDAGTFVWYFYNGSSSSLVPYEYAAGSHIYYYKVIELKGEHWENGGIEHRYLIDAETAPLVVRNGTQPPLFGGASLAIQGTLIPGVPISNSGFTRGLEDMSRTFFTTGGTPGAYTFKVVSSTGTHYKTDNTYYKVFANYVVRQNWMPYAIPDPPDNRVFASYDEARYNIVCQWIYADTTVTTNYDLAGNNPVVTSQYDTYADQTHQQLTQRKTISSDGSVKTVLYKYPHDMVLGGTTVPYQAMIDNNLITHPIEQLYYKDGLLKQGLKTNYGSFGNNIYEPDSIETKTGTGNYESRIRLYSYNTNGGLLAQSKTHGSKTSYLWGYGNLLPVAEIKTANENEIFYEGFEYTSGASTAYSHTGSRSNHGALTINFSPPAGKNYVISWFQKNGSIWDYHKEAYTGSKAFSASDYIDDICVYPERAQMSVYAYDPYIGQTAGIDARGSTTSYEYDNYQRLTNVRDLTGNILKSYQYHFNSSPPATVYYNNAQTQSYRKNCPGGFGSLVSYTVYAGTYSSITSQADADAQAIAEMNIAGQANANNNGQCFTGTRHFSYENDCNIAGGSSTPSGGITSLKFKDASGNVLYTFTESQLMVGIDVPVGLYNLELQTYGSTYNLTTHLGWSILSINNFIVNNTNAAGNIYTISNADLTTAGSWAITVGSAL comes from the coding sequence ATGTCAAAGAAAGGAATACTTCTATCTGTTGCTTTGTTTATTGGGGCGTTATGTGCCCGGGCGCAGGATCAGTCTATCAATTCACCATTGCTAACCACCGTTTTGCCTCCCGCGCCGAACGCCTATGAGATCACCAAATACAGCGCACTCCCGGTAAATCTCTCGACGGGATCGGTCTCGGCGAATATCCCGCTCGGCCAGGTCAGTTCGGGAAAGGTACGGGTTCCCATTTCGCTCGCCTACAACTCCGGAAGCGGGGTAAAAGTTAACCAGATCGCATCCCGTTCGGGTATGAGCTGGGTTTTAAACGCCGGCGGAGTTATTACGAGGTCAATGTATGACAAACCGGATGAGAGTTATCCCTACGTGCATCCACCAGCCGACTCTACTTCGAGTTCCTACCCATATGAATATTACGACTATTATAAGAGCGTGGCTGGGGAACTGGGCGATTCTCAATCTGACATCTTCAACTTCGACTTCAATGGCTATTCGGGAAGGTTCATCCTGAACCCGGCGAACAAAACACAGATAGTAATGGTTTCGGCAAGCACGCTGAAGATAGAAACCAATTTTCATGGTGAGTTCAGCGGTGACTGGACGTTCCGGGTGACCGACCCGACCGGAACGAAATACCTCTTCGGTGGCACGGGAGCCACGGAACAATCCAAAACCGTTCCCGAAGGCTCCTGCGGTAAAACTTTCGCCAGTTACGTTCCGAACGCCTGGTATTTAAAAAGCATACAGCATTATACGGGTGAGTATATCTGGCTTACTTATGCGCCATGTACCTTTGACTATCTTGCCGATGAGTCGGAAAGCATGGTCCGTACGCCGTTGCACCCAGGATTAGGAAATAACACTTGTGCCTTCACTGACCCCATCAGAACCGAATACCAGTTATGCCCCAGCGACCTGCGAAGCAATGGGGTAATCCTCAAGTCCATCAACTCCCGGTTCCAAAGTGTAAAGTTCAATTACAGTACCAGGCTGGATGTTGTGGGCGATTCGCTATTGACCGGTGTTGATTTTTATAGCCGCGATCTTATAGATACCACGCAGGTTACGCTTAAAAGCAGTTTCGGCATGAATTACGTGTACTCCAATAATGCATTTTATTACAATCCAAACGGCACCTCCACTCCACTCACCCACAGGCCCTTCCTTGTGCAGGTGCAACGCACGGGAACAGGTTTGCAGGCTGAAACGCATAAGATGGCCTATTACGATATCAATGGCCTGCCTTCGCGGCTTTCGTTCGCTCAGGATTACTGGGGCTATGCCAACGGTGCCAACAATACCCACCTGATCCCTCAGAGTACCGACCCCGACGAAGTGCTCAAGTTCCCGGTCGATATGGCCAACCGCGAGCCGAACGCGTCATTTGTCTATTCCGGGCTGCTCAGTAAGATCACCTACCCGACAGCGGGAACAGACAGCATCATTTACGAACCCCATACGGTGTACGACACCCGTTCTGTATATCCTCAACCTACCACCGTGGACAGGACGGTAACCGGTACCGGGATACATGATGAGGTTGCGGATACCTACAACTTCACCGTTGGACCCTCGCAGGTTGCCAGCATCCATGCCTGGTGCACCTACAGTGGCACAGGCGTTAATGACTTTATACACCAGCACATGTTCGTCGAGGTATTTTCCAGCGGAGATTTGTATAATCCGCTCTGGAGCGATATACTTAATATCGACAGCACCTACTACAAATCGATGCCATTGAGCTCCGGCGGTAGCTACGTCCTCAGGATCAGGGCTGATGGACAGGCTGCTGTGGCGCATGCCACCATGACCTGGACAGCGCAGGGAAACAGTGTCACGGGCAACTTCGAGACCGGAGGATTAAGGGTTTCCAAGACCGTGACCACGCCGCTTACGGGTAGCGTAACGACTAAGAAGTACGTCTATGCCGCATTGGAAACGCAAGGCATCTCTTCGGGCCTGCTGAGGGCAAGGCCCCATCCGCAGGATTATTATTCTTACGTCTACACGTCGCGACAGTGTGATGCTGGGACGTTCGTTTGGTACTTTTACAACGGCAGCAGTTCATCGCTGGTCCCCTACGAGTATGCTGCCGGCAGCCACATCTATTATTATAAAGTTATTGAGCTCAAAGGAGAGCACTGGGAGAACGGTGGCATAGAACACCGGTACCTGATTGACGCTGAAACTGCACCCTTAGTAGTACGGAACGGTACGCAACCACCCCTGTTCGGAGGTGCATCCTTAGCAATTCAGGGAACATTGATACCTGGGGTTCCAATCAGCAATTCAGGCTTTACACGTGGGCTGGAGGACATGAGCCGTACCTTCTTTACCACGGGCGGAACACCCGGAGCTTATACCTTCAAAGTCGTCAGCAGTACTGGTACTCACTATAAAACGGATAATACCTATTACAAGGTATTCGCCAATTATGTCGTGCGGCAGAATTGGATGCCGTACGCCATTCCTGATCCACCCGATAATCGCGTGTTCGCTTCTTATGATGAAGCGAGGTACAACATTGTGTGCCAATGGATATACGCGGATACGACGGTCACCACCAACTATGATCTTGCAGGTAACAACCCGGTTGTTACAAGCCAGTATGATACCTATGCGGACCAGACTCACCAGCAACTGACCCAGCGCAAAACGATCAGCAGTGATGGATCGGTCAAAACCGTATTGTACAAATACCCGCACGATATGGTGCTGGGCGGTACCACGGTACCTTATCAGGCCATGATCGACAATAACCTGATTACCCATCCCATAGAGCAATTGTATTACAAAGATGGCTTACTCAAACAAGGTTTAAAAACAAACTACGGCAGTTTTGGGAACAACATTTATGAACCTGACAGCATTGAGACTAAAACCGGGACGGGAAATTACGAGTCGCGCATTCGCTTATATAGTTACAATACCAATGGCGGCTTGCTCGCTCAATCCAAAACACATGGTTCAAAAACAAGTTACCTTTGGGGGTACGGCAATTTGTTACCGGTTGCAGAAATAAAAACCGCGAACGAAAACGAAATATTTTACGAAGGCTTTGAGTATACTTCGGGCGCAAGTACCGCTTACAGTCATACCGGCAGCAGGAGTAATCATGGTGCGCTAACGATAAATTTCAGCCCTCCGGCGGGTAAAAACTATGTAATCAGTTGGTTCCAGAAGAACGGCAGCATATGGGACTACCACAAGGAAGCTTATACCGGAAGCAAGGCATTTTCGGCATCAGATTACATCGACGATATTTGCGTTTATCCGGAACGGGCACAAATGTCAGTTTACGCTTACGACCCTTATATTGGTCAAACGGCCGGGATAGATGCCAGAGGCTCAACAACATCTTATGAGTACGATAACTACCAAAGATTAACCAATGTACGGGATTTAACGGGCAATATTCTTAAAAGCTATCAGTACCATTTTAACAGCAGTCCGCCGGCAACTGTTTATTACAATAATGCACAAACCCAATCTTACCGCAAAAATTGCCCCGGCGGTTTTGGAAGTTTGGTAAGCTATACCGTCTACGCGGGTACATACAGTTCTATCACCAGCCAGGCTGATGCAGACGCCCAGGCAATAGCCGAAATGAACATTGCCGGACAAGCAAATGCCAATAATAACGGCCAATGCTTTACCGGTACCCGGCATTTTAGTTATGAAAACGACTGCAATATAGCGGGCGGTTCAAGCACGCCATCCGGTGGTATCACTTCCCTGAAATTTAAGGATGCTTCGGGCAACGTACTCTATACTTTTACCGAAAGCCAACTGATGGTCGGAATAGATGTCCCGGTAGGCCTGTATAACCTGGAGCTGCAAACTTACGGGTCAACCTATAACCTGACCACTCACCTGGGCTGGTCAATACTATCCATTAATAATTTTATCGTTAACAATACCAATGCTGCCGGAAATATATACACCATCAGCAATGCCGATTTAACAACGGCAGGTTCATGGGCAATAACAGTAGGTAGCGCACTTTAA